From a single Bryobacter aggregatus MPL3 genomic region:
- a CDS encoding response regulator: MSFTLQLAPKKPMRLARVLLADDNPTARLTLQTVLEASGYNVDAAASAAEAMEKLDTEEYSLVLSGRDLEAPDAGFRILAHANTMTYRPATAVFDSESDADVAQEPGKRPVLVSPEDLPELLGQVADLISRRARRQVRRELLVAG; the protein is encoded by the coding sequence ATGTCGTTCACCCTCCAACTCGCCCCGAAAAAGCCCATGCGCCTGGCCCGCGTACTGTTGGCTGATGATAATCCGACGGCCCGATTGACCTTGCAGACCGTATTAGAAGCTAGTGGATATAACGTGGATGCGGCGGCCAGCGCTGCCGAAGCCATGGAGAAACTGGATACGGAAGAGTACTCCCTGGTGCTGAGTGGCCGGGATTTAGAAGCGCCCGATGCGGGATTCCGCATTCTTGCGCATGCGAATACGATGACCTATCGCCCCGCGACGGCCGTGTTTGATTCCGAAAGCGATGCCGATGTGGCACAGGAGCCGGGGAAACGCCCGGTGCTGGTTTCTCCTGAAGATCTTCCGGAATTGCTCGGACAGGTGGCGGACTTGATCAGCCGCCGGGCCCGCCGGCAGGTGCGCCGCGAATTGCTGGTTGCCGGTTAG
- a CDS encoding SDR family oxidoreductase yields MKILLAGMAGQVGRRVHRLLVAAGHEVRGVSGRAVDLTQPQAAYGLAQGCGILVSCAGASVSIWRGERRSFEDVDPVIHAALLEEAVRARVYRFVYLGVHLEGRAAHTHFVRAHERFVSLLRTAPLSATVIRPTRMFSSFQDLVPLARCGVMPLSGDGQARMNPIDPQDVADLLLRHLHAGPADVDCGGPEVLTREEIYRVIAESHGKKVWMPRVPAGLVRTPAGLLRPFHPRVADLLEFFHFAAAQDCIAPVMGQRRLKDYWRSC; encoded by the coding sequence ATGAAGATTTTGCTGGCCGGGATGGCCGGCCAGGTAGGGCGTCGCGTCCATCGGCTGTTGGTGGCGGCGGGACATGAAGTGAGGGGAGTTAGCGGGCGCGCGGTGGATTTGACGCAGCCGCAAGCGGCGTATGGGCTGGCACAGGGTTGTGGCATTCTGGTGTCCTGCGCCGGAGCGAGCGTTTCTATTTGGCGGGGGGAGCGGCGGAGTTTTGAGGATGTCGATCCGGTGATCCATGCGGCACTGCTTGAGGAAGCGGTGCGGGCGCGGGTGTATCGTTTTGTCTATCTGGGGGTGCACCTGGAAGGCCGCGCTGCGCATACCCATTTCGTGCGAGCGCATGAGCGTTTTGTGAGTCTGTTGCGGACGGCTCCGTTGAGCGCGACGGTGATCCGGCCGACCCGGATGTTCAGCTCTTTTCAGGATCTGGTGCCGCTGGCCCGGTGCGGCGTCATGCCCTTGTCCGGAGATGGCCAGGCGAGGATGAATCCGATTGATCCGCAAGATGTTGCTGATTTGCTGCTGCGGCATCTGCACGCGGGGCCTGCGGACGTGGATTGCGGGGGGCCTGAAGTGCTGACCCGCGAGGAGATCTATCGCGTGATCGCCGAGAGCCATGGGAAGAAGGTTTGGATGCCGCGGGTTCCGGCCGGGCTGGTGCGGACGCCGGCGGGGCTGTTGCGTCCCTTCCATCCTCGGGTGGCGGATCTGCTGGAATTCTTCCATTTTGCGGCTGCTCAGGATTGTATTGCGCCGGTGATGGGGCAACGAAGGCTGAAGGATTATTGGCGTAGCTGCTAG
- a CDS encoding putative toxin-antitoxin system toxin component, PIN family, which translates to MRVVLDTNILISACWKPGGLEDRVLELGCTGHFDIATSPQLWAEYREVLHRPKFAKLRTQIDHLLARLETKHLPFHPQITLAEARDEDDNRILECALASQASYIVTGNLKDFPAPWAHAQIVNSRQFLAAHNWLGAA; encoded by the coding sequence ATGCGCGTGGTTCTCGATACCAACATACTAATTTCCGCCTGCTGGAAGCCCGGTGGCCTCGAAGATCGCGTGCTGGAGCTCGGTTGCACAGGCCACTTCGACATCGCCACCAGTCCCCAGCTTTGGGCCGAATACCGCGAGGTCCTCCATCGCCCAAAGTTCGCCAAGCTCCGCACCCAGATCGACCATCTGCTCGCTCGTCTCGAAACCAAACATCTCCCGTTCCACCCGCAGATCACCCTCGCTGAAGCCCGCGATGAAGATGACAACCGCATCCTCGAATGTGCGCTGGCATCCCAAGCCAGCTACATCGTCACCGGCAACCTCAAGGACTTCCCCGCTCCCTGGGCTCACGCGCAAATCGTCAATTCCCGTCAATTCCTCGCCGCCCACAATTGGCTCGGCGCAGCTTAG
- a CDS encoding M14 family metallopeptidase, whose product MHLRQWLLPSLLALGLCLPVEAQRKITTPKEEFGFHIGDDYMLATYTQFEKYVQKLAKESDRMKLVSIGKTAEGREQYMAIVSSPANIKNLARLKEISHKMATAEGVSEEAAQAMAKEGKAVVWIDGGLHATEVLGAAQLIEMIYQMNSRSDEETLRILNDVVILFVHANPDGMELVSTNYMRNPEPAKRRYVAERLYQKYVGHDNNRDFFMSTQKETQNINRQLYLEWIPQILYNHHQQGPAGTVLFCPPFRDPASYFYDPLMMIGVDQVGAAMHARFTVEGKPGFTTREGSNFSVWYNGGLRTTAYYHNMIGLLTESAGNPTPIDIPFVPSRQLQSKTTPYPIAPQEKWHFRQSIEYSVTANRAVLDYASRHKDNLLYNIWKMGTNSIERGKQDHWTMTPARIDALNEKIAKERIGADRGGIDPATGVGGGVVPAKYYQELIKPELRDPRGYILPADQADFNTAVVFTQTLQWMGITAHRATADFTVAGKTYKKGSIVYRAAQAFRPHLIDMFEPQNYPNDFRYPGGPPIAPYDSAGWTLAYQMGVKFDRILDDFNGPFEKIEGLIQLPEGKVSGAGAAGYLLSHKVNDSFKAVNRLLAAGEAVYWLKDPLRVGDVVFEAGTIYVPSQAKTAQTVAAVAKETNVTFVAAAQKPVGDALKLKPIKIGLWDNVGGSMASGWTRWLFEQYQFPFELVYPPSLDQGDLRSKFDVLVFVTGAISERGRFGGAGGGDVSTMTAEWRERQGRVTREKTVPQLKKFLESGGTVLTIGSSTGLAQMLGLPVGDQLVERMANGAERRLPNEKFYVPGSVLEVAIDNTNPLAYGMEKKADIFFEDSPVFKLKPDAGLQNVKPIAWFDNSKPLRSGWAWGQQYLEGGVAVAEAKVGEGKLFLYGPEVIFRAQPHGTFKLFFNALYYGTAEQRRLEK is encoded by the coding sequence ATGCATCTCCGACAGTGGCTCCTTCCGAGCCTGCTTGCCCTGGGTCTGTGCCTCCCTGTAGAAGCTCAGCGTAAGATTACCACTCCAAAGGAGGAGTTCGGTTTCCATATTGGCGACGACTACATGCTCGCCACTTATACACAATTTGAGAAGTACGTTCAAAAGCTTGCCAAGGAATCTGACCGCATGAAGCTTGTCAGCATTGGTAAGACCGCAGAAGGCCGTGAGCAGTACATGGCGATTGTCTCGTCGCCAGCAAACATCAAGAACCTAGCGAGGTTGAAAGAGATTTCGCACAAGATGGCGACGGCTGAGGGTGTGAGCGAAGAAGCCGCCCAGGCGATGGCGAAAGAAGGCAAGGCGGTGGTGTGGATCGATGGCGGGCTGCATGCCACCGAGGTGTTGGGCGCCGCACAGTTGATCGAGATGATTTACCAGATGAATTCGCGTAGCGATGAGGAAACGCTGCGGATTCTGAACGATGTGGTGATTCTGTTTGTCCATGCGAATCCCGATGGGATGGAGCTGGTGAGTACGAATTACATGCGCAATCCGGAGCCGGCCAAGCGCCGCTATGTGGCCGAACGGCTGTATCAGAAGTATGTCGGACATGACAACAATCGCGACTTTTTCATGAGCACGCAGAAGGAGACGCAGAATATCAACCGTCAGCTTTATCTTGAGTGGATTCCGCAGATTCTGTATAACCACCACCAGCAGGGGCCGGCGGGAACGGTGTTGTTCTGTCCGCCGTTCCGCGATCCGGCGAGCTATTTTTACGATCCGTTGATGATGATTGGGGTGGATCAGGTGGGGGCGGCGATGCATGCCCGCTTTACGGTGGAAGGGAAGCCCGGATTTACGACACGCGAGGGATCGAACTTCTCAGTTTGGTACAACGGCGGGCTGCGGACGACGGCTTACTATCACAACATGATTGGCTTGTTGACGGAGTCAGCCGGAAACCCGACGCCGATTGACATTCCGTTTGTGCCGTCGCGCCAGTTGCAGAGCAAGACGACCCCGTACCCGATTGCGCCGCAGGAGAAGTGGCATTTCCGGCAGTCGATTGAGTACTCGGTGACGGCGAACCGGGCAGTGCTTGATTACGCTTCCCGTCACAAAGACAATCTGCTTTACAACATCTGGAAGATGGGAACGAACTCGATCGAGCGCGGGAAGCAAGATCACTGGACGATGACGCCAGCGAGAATCGATGCGCTGAACGAGAAGATTGCGAAGGAGCGGATTGGCGCGGACCGGGGCGGCATTGATCCGGCGACGGGCGTTGGCGGCGGAGTGGTGCCGGCGAAGTATTATCAGGAACTGATCAAGCCGGAGCTGCGCGATCCGCGCGGCTATATTCTGCCGGCGGACCAGGCTGATTTCAATACGGCCGTGGTGTTTACGCAGACCTTGCAATGGATGGGGATCACGGCGCACCGGGCGACTGCCGACTTTACGGTGGCGGGGAAGACCTACAAGAAGGGGTCGATTGTGTACCGGGCGGCGCAGGCCTTCCGGCCGCATTTGATCGATATGTTTGAGCCTCAGAATTATCCGAACGACTTCCGGTATCCGGGCGGGCCGCCGATTGCGCCTTATGACAGCGCCGGGTGGACGCTGGCTTATCAGATGGGCGTGAAGTTTGACCGGATTCTCGATGACTTCAATGGACCCTTTGAGAAGATCGAGGGCTTGATCCAATTGCCCGAGGGCAAGGTGAGTGGCGCGGGCGCGGCAGGGTATCTCTTGAGCCACAAGGTGAACGATAGTTTCAAGGCGGTCAATCGTCTGCTGGCTGCGGGCGAAGCCGTGTATTGGCTGAAGGATCCGCTGCGGGTGGGCGATGTGGTGTTCGAGGCGGGAACGATTTATGTGCCGTCGCAGGCGAAGACCGCGCAGACGGTGGCGGCTGTTGCGAAAGAAACCAATGTGACCTTTGTGGCCGCGGCGCAGAAGCCGGTGGGAGATGCGCTGAAACTGAAGCCGATCAAGATCGGACTTTGGGATAACGTTGGTGGTTCGATGGCCTCGGGTTGGACCCGCTGGTTGTTTGAGCAGTACCAGTTTCCGTTTGAGCTGGTGTATCCGCCCTCGCTCGATCAGGGGGATTTGCGCTCGAAGTTTGATGTGCTCGTGTTTGTGACTGGCGCGATTAGCGAACGGGGACGTTTTGGTGGCGCTGGCGGCGGGGATGTGAGCACGATGACCGCGGAGTGGCGGGAACGCCAGGGCCGTGTGACCCGGGAGAAGACCGTGCCGCAGTTGAAGAAGTTTCTCGAGAGCGGCGGGACGGTGTTGACGATCGGATCGTCGACCGGACTGGCGCAGATGCTGGGCTTGCCGGTGGGCGATCAGTTGGTGGAGCGGATGGCGAATGGAGCTGAGCGCCGCTTGCCGAACGAGAAGTTCTATGTGCCGGGTTCGGTGCTGGAGGTGGCGATCGACAATACGAATCCGCTGGCTTATGGCATGGAGAAGAAGGCGGATATTTTCTTTGAAGATAGTCCGGTGTTCAAGCTGAAGCCGGATGCGGGCCTGCAGAATGTGAAACCAATCGCCTGGTTTGACAACAGTAAGCCGCTGCGCAGCGGTTGGGCCTGGGGCCAGCAGTATCTCGAGGGCGGCGTCGCTGTGGCGGAGGCCAAGGTGGGAGAAGGGAAGTTGTTCCTGTATGGGCCGGAGGTGATCTTCCGGGCGCAACCGCATGGGACCTTCAAGCTGTTCTTCAATGCCTTGTATTACGGCACGGCGGAGCAGCGGCGGCTCGAGAAGTAA
- a CDS encoding MBL fold metallo-hydrolase: MSSSFRFLILASSSAGNSAYLTDGHTHLLVDCGLSRRETFLRLQNAGVDPDCIDAILISHEHSDHVTGLGAIAKKLKKPVYLTQATANSLEPGAEQQYFQPIAAGSLLQIGTFSVQSFSLPHDAVDPVGYVFQSEGRKVGVCTDLGYMPDSIRFHLQDCDLLLLESNHDLEMLKVGPYPWSLKQRVMSRRGHLSNDVVSQFILDDLTLRTRHLILGHLSEQNNVPALAHMVAAQAIERRGLGQLELTVAEPRKQSVTFEL, from the coding sequence GTGTCTTCTTCCTTCCGATTTCTGATTCTTGCCAGCTCGAGCGCTGGAAACTCGGCTTATCTTACCGACGGCCATACGCATTTGCTGGTGGACTGCGGTTTGTCGCGCCGCGAGACTTTTTTGCGTTTGCAGAATGCCGGGGTGGATCCCGATTGCATTGACGCGATTTTGATTTCGCATGAGCATAGCGACCATGTCACCGGGCTGGGCGCCATCGCGAAGAAGCTGAAGAAGCCGGTGTATCTGACGCAGGCGACCGCGAATTCGCTCGAGCCTGGGGCCGAGCAGCAATATTTTCAGCCGATTGCGGCGGGCTCGCTGCTGCAGATCGGGACTTTTTCCGTGCAGTCGTTTTCGCTGCCGCATGATGCGGTGGACCCGGTGGGCTATGTGTTCCAGAGCGAGGGCCGCAAGGTAGGAGTTTGCACGGACTTGGGTTATATGCCTGATTCGATCCGCTTCCATCTGCAGGATTGTGACCTGCTGCTGCTGGAGAGCAATCACGATCTTGAGATGTTGAAGGTGGGGCCTTATCCGTGGAGCCTGAAGCAACGGGTGATGTCGCGGCGCGGGCATTTGTCGAACGATGTGGTGAGCCAGTTCATCCTCGATGATTTGACTCTGCGGACCCGGCATTTGATCTTAGGGCATTTGAGTGAGCAGAATAATGTGCCGGCGCTGGCCCATATGGTGGCGGCGCAGGCCATTGAGCGCCGCGGATTGGGCCAACTGGAATTGACGGTCGCCGAGCCGCGTAAACAATCGGTAACTTTTGAACTTTAG
- a CDS encoding tRNA(His) guanylyltransferase Thg1 family protein, producing MKDEIGKRIKQYYEDALRIQLPRQTHVVLRIDGRSFHQFTRGLERPYCRPLADALDAAAQALCEEMTGCRFAYGQSDEYSFLLTDFEREKSKMWFEGNLQKIVSVSASVFTGAFARAFASREIASFDCRALVIPQASEVAKYFLWRQLDASANSLNMLASAHYSHAELLGKSEPEKHELLHAKGLNWAKEPADFKRGRAVLRGEDGKWAVDREIPIFQRNPTYLGRFLRL from the coding sequence ATGAAAGACGAGATTGGAAAACGGATCAAGCAGTATTACGAGGATGCGCTGCGCATCCAGTTGCCACGGCAGACGCATGTCGTGTTGCGTATTGATGGGAGGAGCTTTCATCAGTTCACGCGCGGATTGGAGCGGCCCTATTGCCGGCCGCTGGCCGATGCCCTGGACGCAGCCGCGCAGGCACTTTGCGAAGAGATGACCGGTTGCCGCTTTGCCTATGGGCAGAGCGACGAGTATTCGTTCCTGCTCACCGACTTTGAGCGGGAGAAGAGCAAGATGTGGTTCGAGGGCAACCTGCAGAAGATTGTTTCGGTGTCGGCAAGCGTGTTTACCGGAGCTTTTGCGCGGGCCTTTGCGAGCCGGGAGATTGCTAGTTTTGATTGCCGCGCGCTGGTGATTCCGCAGGCGAGCGAGGTGGCGAAATATTTTCTGTGGCGGCAGTTGGATGCCTCGGCCAATAGCTTGAATATGCTGGCTTCGGCTCACTATTCGCATGCGGAGCTGCTGGGAAAGAGTGAGCCGGAGAAGCATGAATTGCTGCATGCGAAGGGTCTAAATTGGGCCAAAGAGCCAGCGGACTTCAAGCGGGGGCGAGCGGTGCTGCGGGGCGAGGACGGAAAGTGGGCCGTGGATCGGGAAATTCCAATTTTTCAGCGAAATCCGACATATCTGGGGCGCTTTTTACGCTTATAG
- a CDS encoding Gfo/Idh/MocA family protein, translated as METLRYAVVGLGWIAQESILPAFQNAQSSVLAALVSSDIAKADELGKQYSVSRTCTYAQYDELLASGAIDAVYIGLPNSMHGDFAARAARAGIHILCEKPMASTAEECETMIHIAARNRIRLMVAYRLHFEPANLKAIEIIRDGIIGEPRFFSSVFSQQVEPGNIRLKRDLGGGPLMDLGVYPVNAARYLFGTEPIEVSAIGGSSEDSRFDEVHEMASAILRFPGDRLASFTSSMGASPSDHYEVIGTKGSLRLTPAFSYHQPKTLKVTRDGETRAQHFDRIDQFGAELDYFTRCVLNHEEPEPSGQEGWADLRVVDALLRSMRSRKTVRLEPFERGTRPTRRQEYEMPPVEAEEIVHAHPPSK; from the coding sequence ATGGAGACTCTTCGCTATGCCGTCGTCGGCCTCGGTTGGATCGCGCAGGAATCGATCCTCCCCGCCTTTCAAAATGCCCAGAGCAGTGTCCTGGCCGCACTGGTCAGCAGCGATATCGCAAAGGCAGACGAACTCGGCAAACAGTACAGCGTCAGCCGTACTTGTACCTACGCCCAATATGACGAACTGCTCGCCAGCGGCGCCATCGATGCCGTCTACATCGGTCTTCCCAACAGCATGCACGGCGATTTCGCCGCCCGTGCCGCCCGCGCCGGAATCCACATCCTCTGCGAAAAGCCCATGGCGAGCACAGCCGAAGAGTGCGAAACCATGATCCACATTGCCGCGCGCAATCGCATCCGCCTCATGGTTGCCTACCGCCTTCATTTTGAACCGGCCAACCTCAAAGCAATCGAGATCATCCGCGACGGCATCATCGGCGAACCTCGCTTCTTCAGTTCTGTCTTCTCCCAGCAAGTCGAGCCGGGCAATATCCGTCTGAAGCGAGACTTGGGCGGCGGCCCCTTGATGGATCTGGGTGTCTATCCGGTCAATGCCGCCCGCTACCTCTTTGGCACCGAGCCAATCGAGGTGAGCGCAATCGGCGGGAGTTCTGAGGACTCGCGTTTCGACGAAGTCCACGAGATGGCCTCCGCCATCCTCCGTTTCCCCGGCGACCGCTTAGCCAGCTTCACCAGCAGCATGGGAGCATCGCCGTCAGACCACTATGAAGTCATCGGCACCAAAGGTTCTCTGCGATTGACGCCTGCCTTTTCCTACCACCAGCCGAAAACCCTCAAGGTCACCAGAGACGGGGAAACACGGGCCCAGCACTTCGACCGCATCGATCAGTTTGGCGCCGAACTCGACTACTTCACTCGCTGCGTCCTCAATCACGAGGAACCGGAGCCCTCCGGCCAGGAAGGGTGGGCCGACCTCCGGGTTGTCGATGCGCTCCTCCGGTCCATGCGCAGCCGCAAGACCGTTCGCCTCGAACCCTTCGAACGCGGAACACGGCCCACCCGGCGACAGGAATACGAAATGCCTCCTGTCGAAGCCGAAGAGATCGTCCACGCCCACCCGCCCAGCAAGTAG
- the purB gene encoding adenylosuccinate lyase: MIQRYTRPEMGAIWSEQNKYQSWLEVELAASEALAELGLVPQEAAASLRAHAGFDVARIAEIEREVKHDVIAFTTAVAERMKEKGEAEQSRWLHYGLTSNDVVDTAQALQIAQASKIIAAGLETVLEALKKRAFEHKDTIQIGRTHGVHAEPITFGLKLANFYDELRRNAARFAAAAEEIRVGKTSGAVGAFAHLTPESEERICARLGLKAAPVSSQVLSRDLHAHYISVLALICSTLDKIAIEVRHLQRTEVREAEEPFAPGQKGSSAMPHKKNPIVCEQISGLARVVRGNVQAAFENIALWHERDISHSSVERVILPDSTILTDYLLSKTAWLVNGLKVNEERMLANFNATLGIVFSGQLLLDLAEAGMLRETAYKLAQGHAMQCWDTGTDFRDAVRADADVAKYLSSAQLDHTFSAERQLQNVGKIFDRVFV, translated from the coding sequence ATGATCCAACGTTATACGCGCCCGGAGATGGGCGCCATCTGGTCGGAACAGAATAAGTATCAGTCGTGGCTTGAGGTGGAGTTGGCGGCGTCCGAAGCGCTGGCCGAACTGGGCCTGGTGCCACAAGAAGCAGCCGCTTCTTTGCGCGCGCATGCGGGTTTTGATGTCGCTCGCATTGCCGAGATTGAGCGCGAAGTGAAGCATGACGTGATCGCATTCACGACCGCTGTCGCCGAACGGATGAAGGAGAAGGGCGAGGCGGAGCAGTCGCGCTGGCTGCATTATGGCCTCACTTCCAATGACGTGGTGGATACCGCGCAAGCTTTGCAGATTGCGCAAGCCAGCAAGATCATTGCTGCCGGACTGGAGACGGTGCTCGAAGCGCTGAAGAAGCGGGCCTTTGAGCATAAGGATACGATTCAGATTGGCCGGACTCATGGTGTGCATGCCGAGCCGATTACCTTTGGGCTGAAGCTGGCGAATTTCTATGATGAGCTGCGGCGTAATGCGGCTCGTTTTGCGGCTGCGGCTGAAGAGATTCGGGTGGGTAAGACTTCGGGCGCGGTCGGCGCGTTTGCGCATCTGACGCCCGAGAGCGAAGAGAGGATTTGCGCGCGGCTGGGCCTGAAGGCTGCGCCGGTGTCGAGCCAGGTGTTGTCGCGCGACTTGCATGCGCACTATATCAGCGTGCTGGCGCTGATTTGTTCGACGCTCGATAAGATCGCCATTGAGGTGCGGCATCTGCAGCGGACCGAAGTGAGGGAAGCGGAAGAGCCGTTTGCGCCGGGACAGAAGGGTTCGAGCGCGATGCCGCATAAGAAGAATCCGATTGTGTGTGAGCAGATTTCGGGGCTGGCTCGGGTGGTTCGTGGCAATGTGCAGGCGGCGTTTGAGAACATCGCGCTGTGGCATGAACGCGATATTTCACATAGCTCGGTGGAGCGGGTGATTCTGCCGGATTCGACGATTCTGACGGACTATCTGCTGTCGAAGACCGCCTGGCTGGTGAATGGGTTGAAGGTGAACGAGGAGCGGATGCTCGCGAACTTCAATGCGACGCTGGGGATCGTTTTCAGTGGCCAGTTGTTGCTGGACCTGGCTGAGGCCGGGATGTTGCGGGAGACCGCCTATAAGCTGGCACAGGGCCATGCGATGCAGTGCTGGGATACGGGGACCGATTTCCGCGATGCGGTGCGTGCGGATGCGGATGTTGCCAAGTATCTGAGCAGCGCGCAACTGGATCATACCTTTTCGGCAGAGCGGCAGTTGCAGAATGTCGGGAAGATTTTTGATCGGGTGTTTGTTTAG
- a CDS encoding DUF2339 domain-containing protein, with protein MEFVVAVLVIAMIAWAIRISLRPDAQLSPDRIALLEQQVAQLTQRIWNLERHNGMQAPPIPQAVPLPIPPTYEEAPPTPIAAVEFTPNLHYEEPPPDFSWESRLGENWLLKLGALILIIGLALLPTYSFGLLGPLGRLLLAVSISLIFLTGGIVVEKCWQHFKHWALGLIAIGWAGLYFTAFASHGIEATHVIDNPIYGLAVLLAVATAMVAHSLVYRDERVTGATFFLAYIAFLIHRDLPIVLPAMTILAVAALIVSWRFAWRWLVLGDLLVTYAAYLLIPGHPHLINNFGDPTLWLLWIVFEAYDLFTQARERGIPVLPQLNAIGFVSASLLVGDQSETHYGYVLTWATLAFAASAFARWRMGLGSKAQNEIDEVTGSGPIASLLITNLTLTAAIFFRFKELGQAFGILLQAQFLFWLGTRQSKKIFTYYSYLLDATFILALLALSYEGRGDSVPHWGPIKLWVLLGVFATLVYTAGGIWTRHKLDGFCRIVAALLVTLIYLHDPVPQLWHALIFALPCALIARYYPAHPSLPIAPRLTLALPILLYLAFTSDHDTPIGLVLTLLYFGMARLETDLPLFRQLYLTVAAAIPFYLLYYQAPAQWLALSLLAYAAALLAIQPLGMAAQGLVALWLACVAYLAGDLNNSARLRTGIPLIAIHALLGARSHFAPRMTKASQFATPIFTALLIGKQLEREWISIGWGLAGASMLGIGFSLQQRWLRFSGLALFGLGILKLFLYDLSGLTGLARILSFLILGLLLIAASWIYTRFKDRLEKLI; from the coding sequence ATGGAATTCGTGGTTGCAGTTCTCGTCATTGCGATGATCGCCTGGGCAATCCGGATCAGCCTCCGTCCAGACGCGCAACTCTCCCCAGACCGCATCGCCCTCCTCGAACAACAAGTGGCCCAACTCACCCAGCGCATCTGGAACCTCGAACGCCACAACGGCATGCAAGCGCCACCCATTCCCCAAGCAGTTCCCCTTCCCATTCCGCCAACCTACGAAGAAGCGCCCCCAACTCCCATCGCCGCAGTAGAATTCACTCCCAACCTCCACTACGAAGAGCCGCCTCCCGACTTCTCCTGGGAATCCCGCCTCGGCGAAAACTGGCTGCTCAAACTCGGCGCACTCATCCTCATCATCGGGCTCGCCCTCTTGCCCACTTACTCCTTCGGTCTGCTCGGCCCGCTCGGCAGACTCCTCCTCGCGGTTTCCATCAGTCTCATCTTCCTCACCGGCGGCATCGTCGTCGAAAAGTGTTGGCAACACTTCAAACATTGGGCGCTCGGGCTCATCGCCATCGGCTGGGCCGGTCTCTATTTCACCGCCTTCGCCAGCCACGGCATCGAAGCCACCCACGTTATTGACAATCCCATCTACGGTCTCGCCGTCCTGCTCGCCGTCGCCACAGCGATGGTCGCCCACTCCCTGGTCTACCGCGACGAACGCGTTACCGGAGCCACCTTCTTCTTGGCCTACATCGCCTTCCTCATCCACCGCGATCTCCCCATCGTCCTGCCCGCAATGACCATCCTCGCCGTCGCTGCCTTGATCGTCAGTTGGCGTTTCGCCTGGCGATGGCTCGTCCTCGGCGACCTGCTCGTCACCTACGCCGCCTACCTCCTCATCCCCGGACACCCCCACCTCATCAACAACTTTGGCGACCCCACGCTCTGGCTCCTCTGGATCGTCTTTGAAGCCTACGACCTCTTCACCCAGGCCCGCGAGCGCGGCATCCCGGTCCTACCCCAACTCAATGCGATTGGCTTCGTCAGCGCCAGTCTGCTCGTGGGCGACCAATCAGAAACCCACTACGGCTACGTCCTCACCTGGGCCACCCTTGCCTTCGCCGCATCAGCCTTCGCACGCTGGCGCATGGGCCTCGGCAGCAAGGCGCAGAACGAGATCGACGAAGTCACCGGCAGCGGCCCCATCGCTTCGCTGTTGATCACCAACCTCACCCTCACTGCGGCGATCTTCTTCCGCTTCAAAGAACTCGGCCAGGCCTTCGGCATCCTGCTCCAGGCCCAATTCCTGTTCTGGTTAGGCACCAGGCAAAGCAAGAAGATCTTCACCTACTACAGCTATCTGCTCGATGCGACCTTCATCCTCGCCCTCCTCGCCCTTTCCTATGAAGGACGCGGCGACAGCGTCCCACACTGGGGCCCCATCAAGTTATGGGTTCTCTTAGGAGTCTTCGCGACGCTCGTCTACACGGCGGGCGGCATCTGGACCCGCCACAAGCTCGATGGCTTCTGCCGCATCGTCGCAGCGCTACTGGTCACGCTAATCTACCTCCACGATCCAGTCCCACAGCTCTGGCACGCCCTCATCTTCGCCCTGCCCTGCGCTCTGATCGCCAGATATTACCCGGCCCACCCGAGCCTTCCCATCGCGCCGCGCCTCACCCTGGCCCTGCCCATCCTCTTATACCTCGCCTTCACATCTGACCACGACACGCCCATTGGCCTCGTGCTCACGCTGCTCTACTTCGGCATGGCCAGGCTCGAAACCGATCTGCCGCTCTTCCGGCAACTCTACCTCACGGTTGCGGCAGCGATCCCCTTTTATCTCCTCTACTATCAAGCACCAGCGCAATGGCTAGCTCTTTCGCTGCTCGCCTACGCCGCCGCGCTACTCGCCATCCAGCCGCTCGGCATGGCGGCGCAAGGACTGGTCGCACTATGGCTCGCATGTGTCGCCTACCTTGCTGGCGATCTCAACAACAGCGCACGCCTCCGCACTGGCATCCCGCTCATCGCGATCCACGCACTACTCGGCGCGCGCAGTCACTTCGCTCCGCGAATGACCAAAGCGAGTCAATTCGCAACACCAATCTTCACCGCGCTCCTCATTGGCAAGCAACTGGAGCGCGAATGGATCTCGATTGGCTGGGGACTCGCCGGAGCGTCGATGCTCGGCATCGGCTTCTCCTTACAGCAGCGCTGGCTCCGCTTCAGCGGACTCGCCCTCTTCGGCCTCGGCATATTGAAGCTCTTCCTCTACGACCTCAGCGGTCTCACCGGCTTAGCCCGCATCCTCAGCTTCCTCATTTTGGGCCTGCTGTTGATCGCCGCCAGTTGGATCTACACCCGGTTCAAGGACCGCCTCGAAAAGCTGATCTAA